CTTTGTTACTGATCCTAACTCTTGTTTTCTTCTTTCAGGATGGGCTGGTTGAATGGCTGCAACAGGGCGTTTGCTGTTAAAAAACACCCGCATAACCAGCACCTCCCTTCTCCCGTTGATGCAGGTAAACAAGCCTACAAGCTATACTTTATTTTAATGTATGAGAGTTATACTTAAGTTTATTGTTGCCATTTTGGTGGCTATCGTGTCGCTGGGTACTTACTGGTGCAGCAGTGAGGAGAACGAATATACTGGCGAAACGCAGCGGGTGGATATGACTGTTGAGCAGGAAATAGCGTTAGGCCTGCAGGCGGCACCGGAAATAGCGCAGCAGTACGGCGGCTTGCATCCCGACCAGGAAGCGGCGGCCGCTGTGAAGGCAATGGGGCAGAAACTCGTGCAAAGCACCCGCGTGCGTGAATCGCCTTATCAATTTGATTTTCACCTGCTGGCTGATGAGCAAACAGTAAACGCTTTCGCTTTGCCAGGAGGGCAGATTTTTATCACAGCAGGCCTATTGAAAAAACTGGAAACTGAGGCGCAGTTGGCGGGAGTTATTGGCCATGAGATAGGGCACGTAGTAGCCCGGCACTCAGCGCAGCAGCTGGCAAAAGCCAAGCTTACGCAGGGCTTAACCGGGGCCGCAGCTATTGCCACCTATGATCCTGACAACCCTGCCAGCCGTTCTGGCGCCGCCGTGGCCGCTATGATCGGGCAACTTACCAACATGCGCTACGGACGCGAGGATGAGCTGGAGTCTGATAAGCTGGCGGTGCAGCTAACCGGTGCAGCAGGCTACGACCCACGCGCCATGATAGAAGTTATGCGCATATTGGCGCAGGCAAGTGGGGGAGCAGGTGGCCCTGAGTTCCTGCAGACGCACCCCAACCCGGGCAACCGCGTGGCCGAAATAGAGCGCGCCATCGCTGAAGAGTACCCCAATGGTTTGCCAGCAGGTTTGAAAGAGTAAGGCAGCAGTGGCGGATTGCAGGGAGGTGAAGGACTACTGGCCGTTTTGTTTGGACAAGATTGTCCGATGACAGTAAAAGTTACTTTGTGCCTGTTCTTGCGTAAGCTCTATGCTACAGGCGCAAGCGCCCTATACTTTGGGCATAACAGCAATAAAAACAGTACCCAAACTATGAAGCACACACACATTCTTTTTGTATTGAATCCTATTTCAGGGGATGTAGAAAAAGATGATCTGGAGATTGATATTCGAACTACTTGCGAGGAGCATGGAGTAAAATGCGACTTCTTTACGACTACGGGAGAAGAAGATGAGTTGCGCATTAAGGAGTTACTGACAGGGCAGCAATACAATGCTGTCTATGCCATAGGAGGTGATGGCACGGTAAGTATAGTTGCTTCGCTGCTCATTGGCACGCAGACTCCCCTCGGCATTATTCCCCTGGGCTCAGGCAATGGCCTTGCCAAAGACCTGAATATTCCGCAGGATACGGAGGAGGCACTGCACCTCATACGCGAGCACGCGGTGCGTAACATTGATACGCTGACAGTGAACGGGCACCCTTCCATACACCTAAGCGACCTTGGGTTCAATGCCCTGGTTGTAAAAAAGTTCTGCGAGGGGGATACCCGTGGGCCTGGAGCATACGCCTGGATTGCGATGCAGGAGTACCTGTCGTATGAGCCGAAGCAGTACCGTATAGAAACGGATACTGAGAATTTTGAAGGGCCCGCTTTTATGGTCACTATTGCGAATGCCAATGCATTTGGCAGCAATGCCACCATTAACCCGAATGGAATCCTGAACGACGGCCGGTTTGAAATTTGCCTGATAGAGCCTTTCCCAAAAGCGGCGGCACTGGGCATTCTCTACCAACTTTACACCGACAGCATCGATACCAGTGTGTATACGCGTAAAATAACATGCACGCGCGCTACCATATACAACCTGGAGCACGAGGTGCTTCATATTGATGGGGAGCCCGTACCGACGGAGGATGTAATAAAAGTGCAGATTTTGCCAAAAAGCCTGAAGGTTATACTTCCGAAGGAATTACCAGAAAAGCTTTAAGAATAATTTTTAAAATCTCTGTCCAATTTACAGCAACAACTATTTCATTCGTGGTTTTGCAGTTTTAAGCATGCATAGGCAGCAGTTTTCTGAAGGCTACCTGCCCTAGGGAAGTATCCTCTGCAACCGTACGGCACTCCAGCCATGCTTGCCCGTTTGCATAGAAGTTGACCACAAAAAAGCCTAGTGCTTCCAGGGTAAAAGTGGCTTTCCCTCCCTTCTTTACGAATGCGGTTTTGCTGCCTGATCCGCTCACAATGTAGTGGTTGTTCTGCACCTCAAAGTGCTGCAGGTTGTGGTCGTGCCCAGCTACGTAAATGAGGTTGTTGTACCGGTGAAAAATGCGCAGCAGGCGTTTGCGCATCTGCTTATACTTGCGGTGCGACATGTCCTCATATGCTCCGAAAAAGCGCCTGTAAAATGGGTAGACAGAGCCAAAGAGGGGCAGCGGAATGTATATTCGCTTGTGCATGGCCGTGAGCGGGAAGATGTGCTGCTTCACAGTGAACTTACCCCCATGCAAGGCGTTGCTGTAAAGCGGGTGATGCGCTGCGATAAGGACCTGCTGGTGCGTATTTCGTTTCAGAAGTCTGTTCAGTTCCACAAAAAACTCCTCAATATGCGTGTAAGGGCAGTCTTGTTTGTGCCCCAAAGGCTTCTCCCCACGCTGCACGAACCACTGCGTGTTTATCACCACCAGCAGCACGCCATCTGCCAGTTGAATCTCGCTCGGGCCGGGGCAGCCATTTGGTGGGAGGTATACTTCGGGCTCCTGTATTTTCTCCCGCACGTAAAGTTCCTGCCGCAGCATCTGTTCATAACCGCCTGTGCGGCCCTTGAGCCAATCGTGATTGCCGCTGAGCAGGATGCCTTTGCCGGGGTATGCTGCTATACTTTTAATGATGGTGTTGAGCCGAGCCTCGGCGGTAGGCCGGTGGCGGTGTCCCTCTTCGGGTAAACCAATAGGGTAAATGTTATCCCCCAGGAAAACCATGGTACCTTTATCCTGCGCCTCCTGCTGCCATTGGCTCACTAAGTTTATAACTGGGTCAGAGCCGTCAGTAGCCAGAGCACCTACGTCTCCTATCAGCGCCACCGAATGAACCAGTTCTTCTTCAGGCGGGGGAGCAAGCCGCTGCCATCCCACGTCTGATAGGCGGTAAAATGGTTTACGCCTGTATTTGCGCTCCTGCCAATAGGTGAACACAAAAAAGGCGAACAGCAACGTCGGAATAATAACAAGGAAGTACACCAGCATATAGTAGGAACAGCTGTTCGGGGATAAGTTCTAAAAGTTAGGAGGAGTCAGGTTTTTGAAGTGCCCGTTCAGCCGCACACGGTCCTTGAG
Above is a window of Pontibacter akesuensis DNA encoding:
- a CDS encoding M48 family metalloprotease; translation: MRVILKFIVAILVAIVSLGTYWCSSEENEYTGETQRVDMTVEQEIALGLQAAPEIAQQYGGLHPDQEAAAAVKAMGQKLVQSTRVRESPYQFDFHLLADEQTVNAFALPGGQIFITAGLLKKLETEAQLAGVIGHEIGHVVARHSAQQLAKAKLTQGLTGAAAIATYDPDNPASRSGAAVAAMIGQLTNMRYGREDELESDKLAVQLTGAAGYDPRAMIEVMRILAQASGGAGGPEFLQTHPNPGNRVAEIERAIAEEYPNGLPAGLKE
- a CDS encoding diacylglycerol/lipid kinase family protein translates to MKHTHILFVLNPISGDVEKDDLEIDIRTTCEEHGVKCDFFTTTGEEDELRIKELLTGQQYNAVYAIGGDGTVSIVASLLIGTQTPLGIIPLGSGNGLAKDLNIPQDTEEALHLIREHAVRNIDTLTVNGHPSIHLSDLGFNALVVKKFCEGDTRGPGAYAWIAMQEYLSYEPKQYRIETDTENFEGPAFMVTIANANAFGSNATINPNGILNDGRFEICLIEPFPKAAALGILYQLYTDSIDTSVYTRKITCTRATIYNLEHEVLHIDGEPVPTEDVIKVQILPKSLKVILPKELPEKL
- a CDS encoding metallophosphoesterase produces the protein MLVYFLVIIPTLLFAFFVFTYWQERKYRRKPFYRLSDVGWQRLAPPPEEELVHSVALIGDVGALATDGSDPVINLVSQWQQEAQDKGTMVFLGDNIYPIGLPEEGHRHRPTAEARLNTIIKSIAAYPGKGILLSGNHDWLKGRTGGYEQMLRQELYVREKIQEPEVYLPPNGCPGPSEIQLADGVLLVVINTQWFVQRGEKPLGHKQDCPYTHIEEFFVELNRLLKRNTHQQVLIAAHHPLYSNALHGGKFTVKQHIFPLTAMHKRIYIPLPLFGSVYPFYRRFFGAYEDMSHRKYKQMRKRLLRIFHRYNNLIYVAGHDHNLQHFEVQNNHYIVSGSGSKTAFVKKGGKATFTLEALGFFVVNFYANGQAWLECRTVAEDTSLGQVAFRKLLPMHA